From the Hordeum vulgare subsp. vulgare chromosome 1H, MorexV3_pseudomolecules_assembly, whole genome shotgun sequence genome, the window GATGACTATTTGGAAATATCTGTGATAAATCTCGTGTTGTTGTGATAAATTTTCAGTTGTTGTGATTGTATCCTGGATGACTATTTGCAAATTGTCAGTTGTTGTGATTGTATCCTGGTGACTATTTGAGTCAATTTTTTGTGAAGTTTCACTGCATGTGCTCCTACTGTTCTTGCATCTGTTTGACCATGTGTTCTCAataggtaaatatcaaaggtagaATCACTTTTGTTGTGTCATATTTTAGGCCGCGAGCATACATATCTGGCATTGTTCATGCAAGTTGTTACCTGCATACCCTGAGCTTGTGGTTATGTACTTATATCTCCTTACTTTTATGTGATCTTTGTTATCGCCGGCCCTCTTCCAAAGAGCCATACTACTGCTGCCTGCTGGTGTTATTTTTCCAATGCTGTTTTACTGGGAAAGCAATAACTGCTGCTGTATCATACCTCTGTTTCTGATGGTTGTCATGTGAAGTGTCGATCTGATGTGGTGCCATTCTTACTTGCGCAACATGCGATCACTGAAACATCAGTTATGGTGTTTCATATTTTACTGTGAGCATACATATCTGGCATTGTTCATCCAAGTTGTTACATGCATACCCTGAGCTTGCTTTTATGTGCTCTTTATTACCGTCGTCCCTTTTTCAAGATTCGTACAATTGCTGCTGGTATTTCCACGCTGCTGTTTTACTTGGAATCAATAACTGCTGGTATCAATATCTGTGTTTTGGATGGCTGCCATGTGAAATGTCAATCTGGTGTGGTGCCTGTGCCCTACTTGTGCAATATGCGATTTTTGTGATTTCATGGATCGTTTTATTGATGCCTGCTGGTACGCTGCCTGAAAATACCAGGAAACAAATGCGGTGTTTTAAGTTAGTATTTCGGAAGTTGCACCTTGGATGATTGTCCTGTTCTTCATTCTGGTCCTCTGCCTGTCATTCGTTCAAGAATTGGAAAGTTTTAGGTTGTTAGCATACATATCTTGACGACTTGCCCCAGCAGCGGCAGACCCAGGATGAAAATAGAGAGGGGGCGGAGATGTATAGGACATTTTTTACATGGAGATGTGTAGTAACTAATGGCTAAAATCCTtataatataaatataatatAATTTCATCCCACACATAATTACGATAAGTTCATCGGCAATGTAAAAGTAAACTAATCATTTAACACAGATTAAATTGAGAAATATCAAAAATGCCGTTATTAATCTTTCTAGCATGCAATCCGTAAGAAGAAAACAGTTAAATTCTGGGAATTGCCAACTTCCGTTTTATTGCACCGCAATTTTTTTTTCCATGGAATCGCTTAACTGCAACCTCATTAGGGATAacatcaaaaatcttatttttgcAAAGCAATGGAAATAGGCTATTCTCAGATGAATTAGGTGAAACTTAGTTCAAATCAACTATTTCATGGGTGCTGCCACTTGTAGATTTTGCAAAAAAATTCTCTCCATTAGCTCCCCCCATCAAAGATGTTTTGTTTGATTGGCGTCGACTCATTACTTTTTCCTTGTTTTCTCTttcgttttttcttctcttttagcTTTTGATGATGTAAAACGATATATTCCAATTAATCCAAGATAAGATTGAATAGAAATATGTTGAATCTTAGCCGTTGAATACTGCTCATATTGCGTATGCAACTTATTTCCCTTTTGTGAAAAAATTCACGACATTCTCGGCGAGGTTCAAAGAAAGGAGTGCCATAAGTGTACCCAAGAGACCAATATAGAAATATCACCTAATCTGAAAGCATCATTTGAATTTATTAGTGCAGCTTTGCAGTTTGCAAACCAAATGCTGAGCAACTCAAGGATATCAACCACGGTGAAATATTTACAACCAAAATGCTCACTGCATAAACAAAATTGGTACATAAATGTGAAAGCAAAACATGAACGAAAGTAGAGCAAAGCAATTTCCGCACTGGCGTGATTGAAGGAACTACAGACAGGTTGCAAGGAAAGCTAGAATTAAACTAAACGACGACATTTGTAGAACCATGGAATGGAAGGTTATACAGCAGCTGCTGAAACGACGGTTTTCAGTCTTTTGACGTCATGTGCAGGTGAACGGGAGACGTCATCCACGACAGGATCGACCGATGCAGGAGCCTTTTCTTCGTACGCCGCATCATGCACGCCAAGAGCGGCGCGGCCAGACGGGTCGAGGAGCTTGGACCAGGCAGCATCCCATTCGACAGCTTTAGCGGTGCTGCATGCGACGCTGGGACCTCCTGGCACCGTTTGCCTAGCAGCATTCTGCACAATTAGAACGATAATTAAGATTCACGATGCAGATGAAATAGCTTGGAATATCATGATGCAGATTAAAGGCTGGTTGTGGCTTCTGGACCTTGGGATAGAATTTCTCGAACACAGTCCTGTAATAGTAGGCCTCCTTAGTTGTGGGTGTGTTCTCAGGGTAAACAAAGCTAGCGTTCGTCATCATGGAATCCGACACCTGAACATGAGTAGGAGAAACTGTGAATTCTGATTGGGGTAAAGTGATACAAAACCATTGTAAGTCAAATAAATAAACAGCTGTCAGCTTATGAATGGTATAACGAAGAAAAAATGGTATACATGTGCACTAGCATGGTCCTTCAGTCCATCAATCCAACTGTACCCAACACCATCGCTGAATTGTTCCTTTTGCCTGTAAAGAATGTGCTGTTCACAGAAAATAAATATTCATTATGAGATACAAGCAAGCTTGCACAAGTAACAGAGCAATTAAAAGATGAGCCTTCTCCAACCTTGGGTAAATAGGGCTTCTCATTATCATCAAATGCATTACGCAGAACCCATTTCTCAATCCGGCCAAGATCACGTCTTATCTATTTTTTCAAGATGATAAATATAAGATGATAATGCTGGTTATAATAAATGAGTAGAGCCAGAGTGAAATTAGTGTATTATCGCAAGATATTACATACCATCTTACATTCGGGATCCAGGTCCATTGCTACATTGATGAAGTTTTTGTCGAGGAATGGAACACGAGCCTCAAGACCCCAGGCAGAAGTTGCTTTGTTTGCTCTCAAACAATCATATAAATGAAGAGCTTTTATCTAAATGTCAGGGCAAAACAACTCTAGTAAGTTCATCAGCTGACCATGTTGTGCATATAGATTATGATAAACCAAAAGAGCAATTATGTCTTTAATTACCTTCCTACACGTctcctcatggagttccttcttgTTTGGTGCCTTATGAAAGTAAAGATAACCACCAAATATTTCATCGGAACCTTCTCCTGAAAGAACCATCTTCACACCCAATGATTTGATTTTCCGAGACATTAGAAACATTGGGGTACTTGCTCTAATGGTCGTTACGTCGTATGTCTCGATGTGGTAAATAACTTCTTCCAATGCATCAATACCCTCCTGGGATTTCGTCAGATGAATTAATAACTACAAAATGACCCTTCCTCTATGTAAAGGATGAAAAAAATAACGAACCTGCACTGTGAAGTGTAATTCATGATGGACAGTGCCAAGGTAGTCAGCAACTTCCTTAGCAGCTTTAAGATCAGGAGAACCCTACAAAAAATGGAACTTGTTAAGTTTGTCCTACTGTATCCTCTGCTTGTATCACTCAACTAAACATCCCTCCTTTTCTTATAAAAGATACTCATAAGAGCAAGAAAACAACTTAAATTTTGAAAGATGACCTAAAGTGAGTCTCAGCAATGAGGTGTACCTTCAAACCGATGCAAAAGGTGTGCAGTTTGTTTCCCCACTGCCTGGCAACTTTTGTTTCTGCCAAGTGCCGTGAAACAACAGAAGCCACCAAGGAAGAGTCAAGTCCACCAGACAAGAGAACGCCAAATGGCACATCAGTCATTAGCCTCTTAATAACAGCCTGCAAAATTTGCAATTCATCTAAGAAAATGTAGTAGATGATATACGTAAAGAAACTTAGCTTATGAAATATACCGTCAGACACAATAGCTTATTTATACGCTTCACATACATAATAACCAATTAGCATGGTTTTGAATAACATGCCATCTATCTAAGATCTCAATATAGGGATCGTCGCACTAAGACATAAATGTGATTGCAGGCAGCTGCAATAACCTattagtactcatgaattatcaacCAGGGTATTCCATACAAGCATCGCCTATTCAGAGGCATCAATACATCATATCAACATGAAGCAAATCAAGAAGAGATTAACATGAAATAACTATAAATGTATACTTTATGCATCAAAAGGTACAAAAATTTGACAGAGAGCATAAGGAAAGGTGTGACCTTCTCAAAACTCTCTCGGATGAGGAGAGGATCGTAAGGGGTTGAGGGAATGCTTTCTGAAAACCATGGGGGGTTGTACCACCTCCTTAGGCCACCTAGCATAAATGTTAGAAACAAATTACCAGGCAAGACAATTTGATATCTGAAACAACTAATAGTAGCTTATACTATTTTTGCCTTCAGAGTTTGCAAATCTACATTTCTGGTATAATGTCTGATAAGATCGTCAATTTGTCACAAACTCAGTAAGACATTTGAACCTGTTTTGCTTGAGTACAAGTGTCCAGGGGGGAACGATATGAAGCGCTCGCAATCATCACTCAATACCTTCATCTCTGAAGAAAACCATACTGACCCTGGAATAAAAGTGAACATACGAATTAATGCATAGtacactactccctctgttcctaaatatgagtctttctagagatttcattagtagagtacatacagatgtatatagacatactttagagtgtagattcactcattttgctccgtatgtagactcctagtaaaatctcttaaaatacttatatttaggaacggagggagtagtagcaaCTACACAAATGCAGAGTTGTGCCAAGTTGTAACAGATACAAACACTACAGTACCTACTTGTTCCATAAGGGTGTACTTGCAAATACAAATAGCCAACTATATGTTTCGACAATTCACAGAACAACTCAGAAACTTCGGCATAGCTAACTCCGTATAACGAATTTAACAGTCAGCTTGGGAAATATTGTGTCTATCCACATCTTTCACATCAGACATTCAAATTGCACACTATCATAGGCATCACAACCTTCGTCTGGATTGGCTAAAGATTTTACTCCTACGATATGTGAGTTATGCGACACAAAATTGTTACTGTTTGAGTCGAATTCAAAAGCTTCCTATGATCGTGATTCTGTAACCAGTAACAAATATTATGGAAAAATATGGTCAAAGATTGAACTTCGACAATTATAATACGTCTTAAATATCCAGATAGAGGGATCCAGATAGAGGGAGTAGCACCTCTATACTCTAGGGTTATCATCTTTTACTGTTATTTTTCCAGATTAATTGGCCTTGTCCAATTCTATTCTAAGGAAATAGGCAAGCAGTGATATATCTACTTCTAATCTCAACCTCAATTTAAATAGGCCTACATGCAACCTGCTTTTCTCCTTGTCGTGTTATATGTATTGACCACTGAAAACAGTTGCATAACCAAGGAAACCATACAAAAGTACAGACCAAGATAAATTTAGAGATAAAAGATAATAACTTCACATTCCTGATTTTGATCGAAGGGACAAAGTAGCTATAAGAATGGAATCTGTGCATACCATCAAGACCCCAGCCCATGTATAAAGGACAGATGCCAATAGCATCGCGTGCAGCGATGAAGGTTTTATCACGTGTGTCAAGAAGCACAAAAGAGAACATGCCATCCAACATATCCACGAATTCTTCCCCATATTCCTCATACTGTGAACACAATATAGTTTGAAACACAAATGTTAACAAATAAAATATATGCACAAGGACGATGCTTGGGTGAAGACCCTAAAAAGTGTTGGCAGAAGCGAAGCTACACAATCACGAGGACGATGATTAGAGAAATAAGAGTACAAACTTACTAGGTGAGCAATAACTTCACAATCACTACCAGTTTGGAACTGATGagatttcagcttagctttcagtTCTTCATGATTATAGATCTCACCATTCACCTGGAAAAGTCAAACAGACAAGATGtggttaaaataaaataaaagaacaaAACATATTTTCTCAATTGGTACAGAAATAGTGGATTAAAGGTTGTGTCTCCAGAGATGCAATGAGCAGAGATCGAAGACAACATTTATAAAATCCCATCACAAAATTATCCACAAAGAAATTCTAGTTGCCAAAAGCAGAATAGTGAGACATAGTCATGTGTTACACGTTGAAATGAATCATGGAAAGCAATGAGATGGATGAAAACGGTGAAATCTTATTCTCACTCCAGATACAGACCGTCACAACAACTGTTTTGTCCTCATTGTACAATGGCTGGTCTCCAGATGTGGGATCAACAATAGCCAACCTCTGGTGCGCAAGGTAGCAATCCTCAAAGCTGTGTATACCGCTCCAATCAGGGCCTCTGTGCCGTAATCTATGAAAAATGGTAGACTAGTTTAGTGGGTGTATAAGATTTCATATAATGAACCAAGTGTCACCTAAGAACATTTGAATTAGAAGCAGCACACAGGAATTTTAGTTCACCATAGTACAGAAGATCTCTGAATCCAGTTTAATCTAGCAACTTTGTGTTGTTTGAACAACAAGTCAACAACTCATTCTAATCTAAGGTGCAACCTTGAAAACTGTTACCCCATGACCGTGCAGTTCCTAAAGAGGGAGAAGTTTCACAAATTAAGTCATAAGACATAGCAAACAAGGTTTTGCTAACATTAGAAGAGTCATAATGCCTCAGCATATATCTGTAAAAAACAACTGAGTACATACAGAAGTGAAGTTTTTACAGTTGTGGTGTATAAACTACGTTTAACCATAATCGAATGTAAACATCCCCGACAATCTCACTGCAATAACATACAGGCATATAAGGGGATATTTAAGAAGAAAAACCTTTTACAGCACCTGCACATTTACTCACTATACTGTCCTAATTCTGCATAAAAATATTCCATACTCGTGCGCACAGCCATTATGGAGGCGTCGCTACAGACACTACATTTTCATAAATTTGAAATCGCTAGCATTTAGGTATATGCAAGATCACACAAGTGAAGCACTTTGTCGGGTAAACAAAGTCCCCCTAGAGTCCAAATTATCGCGCGCCACAGCTCGCTCACAAACAATTTAGTTTACAAAGTTGACCGCAGTTTTCCCCCGCATATTAACAACTCATCCAACAGAAACCCCTCATGAATATGTCCACATCAAATTATCCAAATAGCCTTTCCATCAAACAGTAATGACGATGATGTCGAATAACCAAAAATGGTAAATAAAGCGAGAGCGACATCACAGGACCCAAAGTTGACACACATCTCGCCTACTACTATTCCAAACCGCACAAATCCGCCGCCAACTTCAGTTCTGAACCTCCGGTGCGCGCGTGGACCAAACaaagaggggggaggggggatgTCAGACGGCGGGGCGTGTTACCGGCGGGAGAGCTCGATGATGCGCGAGCGCTTGGCGAGGGAGACGTCGCCGACGCCGAGGACGGCGAGGATGCCGCACATGGTTGCGGCCGGCGGGACCTGCGCGCCGACGAGTCCTGAAGGTGATTTGACTAATCGCTGGGCtgaatgaaaaaaataaaaaacaagctcGTACGTACCTCAAGCCTCGGTGGCCAGACGCCGCGGACGAACGGGCAACGTCGGCGGCGGCGATGCCCCGACggacgggcgacgacgacggcgacggcggcgacgcggGTGGTGGTGGAGGTACGGCGTTCTACGGCGGCTCGGTGGTGGGAGGGATGCGCGTTTGGGGGTTTGGGACACCCCCCGCCCTACGCATCGCTCGTATCAGGCCGGGCCGCTCGCCCAGATTCGGCCCACGAAGGCCCCTCTGTacatcttttcttttttttgtttagtAAAAATATGATATCCCCTATAAAAAGAGTAAAAATATAATACATCGATTTGTCTCGGTTTGGCAAGTCCATCATTTGAATTTGGATGAATGTATGCACCGAGTGAAAATGTGGATGCTCATGTATCACACGGGAGAGGAGCTGCGTTATTCTCATAGTTAAACAAAAAAAAATGTCCGCGTAGCTGCACCAACCATACGAGACGAAATGTTTCATATGGTTTTGAGATATCCCATCCATCAAAGATATCCATGTGTACACGATGAAAAATGCCCACATAGGTAGTGAAAGACGTTTGGCCTTTAAGAACAAATAGAtccatttctcttcttttttttgcgGGTAAAATAGATCCATTTCTCTAAAGTGAAGATAAATGAAGATAGTATTACATTATTTCGCTCAATGTGTGTGCTATAGCCACAACAGAGTGTTGCTAGTTCTGacagaatttataaaaataaaaaaaaatccatACATTAATATGTAAGACATTTTGGATATTTTAGTATCGACTACATGTTGATTGAAATGAGTGAACAAATATACTTAAACACATCTATATACATTCGATTCAGGAAAAAAAATTGGAACATGTTATAATAGTGAACGGAGGGGtagaaaaaagagagagatagCGCCAACGTGAGTGCACTTGCGCCATGGAACTCGAAGATTTCAGGTCCGACCTAGAAACCCAAGAAGAAGTAGAACAAAAAAAAATGGAAGAGAAAATAACCCCCAAAAATGAAGATGAATCTgtataaaaactgaatttttaTTTAGTTGATGTCAGTGTTTTCGCCCCTCACAGCGAACGTGTTGGTTGTCGTTTCATCTCATGGCATGAATCACAACACAAGGTTGGTGCCATACAGTGAATATGTCTGGTTAAACTTGCTATATGTGCTTAAATTTTGGCCCAAACAAAACtggaaattccaaaaaaaattgaCATCATTGAAAGAACTATATTCCTAATTTTAGCCATGTGTGCATTATAAATCACAAAATTTGCCTTcttttttcaaaaatcatttttcTTGCCTTGCCATGTataattttgtatttttttgccATGCACCCATTACAAATCCGAaaagttttcatgttttttaGACTAAACAAATTCTAAACTTTCCATGTgcgattttaatataggtagcatGTCAATTTCGTTATTTAAACCATGGCAATTTTATTAATTACATCATGGTAGTTATGATGTAGGTACCATCACAATTTAGTTGTCTATACCATGGTATTTTTTTGCCCGTGGCATGGCAATTTAGACTATGGTAAAAAATTTGTAGGCATCATGGCaattttttcattattttttacCCTGGCAATTTTTTCAGTTAGACCATGGTAATATTATTAATTAGGCCAAGGAAAATTTTCAGTTGTTGATGTTTTATTAATTAGCCATTGACAATTTTGTACCTTGTACACAAAAATAATTGTATATGGCCCATGTCAAATATATTGTATTTGTCTAGATAATATAGTTTCTTTTCATGTTGAAGTTGCCATTGGACCAATTATATTATTTTACAAATTAGAtcatgacaaactttttttgtagATACCACACCACATTTTTTCAATATACCATGGTTAAATTTTAAATTTCAGGATGACAGTTTCATAAGAGTATAGCATAATATTTTAAATGTAAGTTTCTCTGCTTTTTGTGTATTAGTTTTTCTTTCCGTTGATGCCATTTTCTTTGCCAAGAAGTACAAAATTTGGTCTAGCCCGCTCTTTCCCGCACGCTTACTAGGCCAACTGGTTCACACTGGAATCACACTACATCTAACATACGAGAGAGGGGCACTGGTTCATTGAAATCAACCTCCCTGAGCAAAAGTTTGTTCGCCCCGTTGGTGCCTTCCCTGAGGTGATCATCAGCTATTGGGGTCCTAAAAATACGGTTAAATCGCTCATTGTAAGTCTTTTCCACATAAGGAAACAACCATGGTTGCCACTGAAACTGAGTTTTTTAGGACTGACCTCGAAACCCCAGAGATTTCGTTTCAAATTAATTGAAGTTCTATGTTTGTACAAGTCAACTTGTTTTAGTTTACctgcatttttttttgtttcagtTTGATAAATTCTAAAAGCATTTCATGGCTCTTCCCCTCTCGCAACTAGAATGGCTAGGGCACTCGTTCTCTTCGAACTTCGTCAGCAAGCCAATGGATCCGTCTCACTCTGCATGTTGCTTTGGCAACCAGCGATAGGGTGCGTGTGTgggggaggagggggggggggagatcccATTGCCTCGACTTTGGCTAATTGTTTAGCTTATTATGATTGTTTTCCTCGCGGGGCAGCGCTTCATGTTCAAGATAGTCTTTCGGGTGCGGTTCCTCCTTGAGTTCGTCCGGCGAGACAGAGTCGAAGGAGCTCTATCATAGACTATTGTTGTCTCCTTGAGGTGGCAAGGTTAGAGTTTCTCgcatgcatgcatgatgatgAGATTTTGTGtgagaaacttcaaataaattgAAGGATCCAATGGTGACAAGTGTGGTCGGGGCGCAGATTCTTAGGGCCACATACAAAAAAGACTTTTTAGTTGTCGTCAATAAGGCCGGGCTACCTCCAGTAACGGAGCAGCGATAGGGGCGCGTCGACGGTTCGTTCTGGCGGTCGTAATGGTCCTTCGATGGTCCAGGGTTCTTGATGCAGTTTTTTGTTATGTTTGGTTTGCTTTGTACTTCAAGTGAGCTTTTTATAATTAATCAAAGTCATTTTCGTACAAAATGTTTTTTGGCCAAGTCTATAGAGAAGATATGTTAAGATCTATAAATAAAGTGTCTAAAATGAACTGATTAGGTATTGTATATATTGGTACTAC encodes:
- the LOC123451949 gene encoding asparagine synthetase [glutamine-hydrolyzing] 2-like: MCGILAVLGVGDVSLAKRSRIIELSRRLRHRGPDWSGIHSFEDCYLAHQRLAIVDPTSGDQPLYNEDKTVVVTVNGEIYNHEELKAKLKSHQFQTGSDCEVIAHLYEEYGEEFVDMLDGMFSFVLLDTRDKTFIAARDAIGICPLYMGWGLDGSVWFSSEMKVLSDDCERFISFPPGHLYSSKTGGLRRWYNPPWFSESIPSTPYDPLLIRESFEKAVIKRLMTDVPFGVLLSGGLDSSLVASVVSRHLAETKVARQWGNKLHTFCIGLKGSPDLKAAKEVADYLGTVHHELHFTVQEGIDALEEVIYHIETYDVTTIRASTPMFLMSRKIKSLGVKMVLSGEGSDEIFGGYLYFHKAPNKKELHEETCRKIKALHLYDCLRANKATSAWGLEARVPFLDKNFINVAMDLDPECKMIRRDLGRIEKWVLRNAFDDNEKPYLPKHILYRQKEQFSDGVGYSWIDGLKDHASAHVSDSMMTNASFVYPENTPTTKEAYYYRTVFEKFYPKNAARQTVPGGPSVACSTAKAVEWDAAWSKLLDPSGRAALGVHDAAYEEKAPASVDPVVDDVSRSPAHDVKRLKTVVSAAAV